The proteins below come from a single Treponema phagedenis genomic window:
- a CDS encoding restriction endonuclease, whose translation MNYWLHRIAHLEPVSYPLLENGLLSIGFSDFCNETFLNKVSNADEDFFDNAFQKNWGHKSRNRKNLWRFIAEMDKGDWVIVPSWKSFSVYEITESCALLASDKTLTLPKADWNGTSIEYDSKTGLLKLQGEAEYLDLGFVRKVKPICLDIPRAEYADSKLTARMKIQRTNADISDLKESIEDAIKNFKAKKPINLKSELMNKSIKSWKALIKKCLQPEKFEKLVQKYFEAARANSVIIPPKNPSGKEGSEDVDVIAYFENIKTAINVQVKFHDGETSDWAIQQITEFAKIKGNNSDGYVNQYWVISMADSFSEESYKMAIEHNCVLINGDDFVEMLLNVGIQNLDDI comes from the coding sequence ATGAACTATTGGTTGCACAGAATTGCTCATTTGGAACCGGTGAGTTATCCGTTGCTTGAAAACGGATTATTGTCGATTGGGTTTTCAGACTTTTGTAATGAAACATTTTTAAACAAAGTATCAAATGCCGATGAGGATTTTTTTGATAATGCGTTTCAAAAAAACTGGGGTCACAAATCAAGAAATAGGAAGAACCTTTGGCGGTTTATTGCTGAAATGGATAAAGGGGATTGGGTTATCGTGCCTTCATGGAAAAGTTTTTCGGTTTATGAAATAACCGAATCTTGTGCATTGTTAGCTTCGGATAAAACACTTACCTTGCCGAAGGCTGACTGGAACGGTACAAGTATTGAGTATGATAGCAAGACCGGTTTATTAAAATTGCAGGGTGAAGCAGAATATTTAGATTTAGGGTTTGTGAGAAAAGTAAAACCCATTTGTTTGGATATTCCGCGTGCAGAGTATGCCGACAGTAAATTAACGGCACGTATGAAAATACAAAGAACCAATGCCGATATTTCTGATTTAAAGGAAAGCATTGAAGACGCAATTAAAAATTTCAAAGCGAAAAAACCGATTAATTTAAAATCCGAACTTATGAATAAATCAATCAAGAGTTGGAAAGCTCTTATTAAAAAATGTTTGCAGCCTGAAAAGTTCGAAAAACTTGTGCAAAAATATTTTGAAGCGGCAAGAGCAAATAGCGTTATCATTCCGCCGAAAAATCCTTCGGGGAAGGAAGGTTCGGAAGATGTCGATGTGATTGCATATTTTGAAAACATTAAAACTGCGATAAATGTTCAGGTAAAATTTCACGACGGTGAAACTTCCGACTGGGCAATTCAACAAATAACTGAGTTCGCAAAAATAAAAGGCAATAATTCTGACGGCTATGTAAATCAGTATTGGGTTATATCGATGGCTGACAGCTTTTCTGAAGAAAGCTACAAAATGGCAATAGAACATAATTGTGTGTTAATTAACGGGGATGACTTTGTTGAGATGTTACTCAATGTCGGCATTCAAAATTTGGACGATATTTAA
- a CDS encoding helix-turn-helix transcriptional regulator — translation MSKTKRLEVNHLMLERLVYIHQELSAVSYPNCTQLAKKLECSVSTINRDIEFLRDRFYAPIIYDYTKRGYCYSRDYTLPFTALSPKDASILSQVKILLAHYKGTPLYKEVRDVLDMLLPQNVAYDTECMQRITVPPVPPIRIGEKVWNKVYTAMRNSAIIEFDYNGRHRTETTHRRVHPYQILIDEGLCFVFGFCELRNAERLFCLSRMRNLIVTKNKFRLPKDFDFSSRCGGGKFGSFIETTVQKYTIQFYGPARQYVKDYLWADDQKIIDYDDEGITEITFSSAQTYRVLEWVLSQGSNARPISPVFFVVEWKSEIKRMADSAGEN, via the coding sequence ATGTCAAAAACAAAACGGCTTGAAGTAAATCATTTGATGTTGGAACGGCTTGTGTATATTCACCAAGAACTGAGTGCGGTATCTTACCCGAATTGTACGCAGCTTGCCAAAAAACTTGAATGCAGTGTATCGACCATAAACCGCGACATCGAATTTTTACGCGATAGGTTTTATGCCCCGATTATATATGACTATACAAAAAGAGGCTATTGCTACTCAAGGGACTATACGCTGCCGTTTACCGCACTTTCGCCGAAAGATGCAAGTATTCTTTCTCAAGTGAAAATTTTACTGGCTCACTACAAAGGCACGCCGCTTTATAAAGAGGTGCGTGATGTTCTCGATATGCTATTGCCTCAGAATGTAGCATACGATACCGAATGTATGCAGCGGATTACTGTTCCGCCCGTCCCGCCGATACGGATTGGCGAGAAGGTTTGGAATAAAGTCTATACGGCAATGCGCAATAGTGCGATCATTGAATTTGATTACAACGGAAGGCACCGCACCGAAACGACGCACCGACGTGTGCACCCGTACCAGATTTTAATTGACGAAGGTTTATGTTTTGTATTCGGCTTTTGTGAGTTGCGGAATGCGGAACGCCTCTTTTGTCTTTCGCGAATGCGGAATCTCATCGTAACTAAAAACAAGTTTCGCCTGCCGAAAGATTTTGACTTTTCTTCCCGATGCGGTGGCGGAAAGTTCGGCTCGTTTATTGAAACGACGGTGCAAAAATACACTATTCAATTTTACGGTCCCGCCCGCCAATATGTCAAAGATTATCTTTGGGCTGATGATCAGAAAATAATCGATTACGATGATGAAGGCATTACGGAAATTACTTTTTCGTCTGCACAAACTTATCGCGTTCTTGAATGGGTGTTGTCGCAAGGCTCAAATGCACGGCCGATTAGTCCTGTTTTTTTTGTTGTCGAGTGGAAAAGCGAAATTAAACGCATGGCGGATTCGGCAGGGGAGAATTGA
- a CDS encoding FHIPEP family type III secretion protein translates to MYKLKKICSVAFEIPLVFVAIACLSFPLIVIAMPLPIRAIEILIACSFLWAKALSLEAVWNYKNKTISSCLFWYCFFSFAVEFASLRMILMFGTAENKIPFLRYFANHQLNYIVGSSVSLLLLFFVLLLIRIKFCRMEMSIARILFTAIPQPCDEQCIQEQFRTNKITEEEKDRTIKNTRIEHKFIDESQCLIKVFKINVMAPLCIFVLTLAGGIAIGHYQYHLSFKAAIQQYAMPVTLTTCMVFVPIMMLYSGMVYKRENYVPKTAFKDQAV, encoded by the coding sequence ATGTACAAACTAAAAAAGATATGTTCCGTCGCTTTTGAAATACCGCTTGTGTTTGTTGCGATTGCGTGTTTGTCTTTTCCGCTCATCGTGATCGCAATGCCGCTGCCGATACGGGCAATTGAAATTCTTATCGCGTGCAGCTTTTTATGGGCGAAAGCTCTTTCACTTGAAGCGGTGTGGAACTACAAAAATAAAACAATATCTTCATGTTTGTTTTGGTATTGCTTCTTTTCATTTGCAGTGGAATTCGCTTCCCTGCGGATGATTTTAATGTTCGGCACAGCGGAAAATAAAATACCGTTTCTCCGCTACTTCGCTAATCATCAACTCAATTATATCGTAGGTTCTTCAGTTTCTTTGCTTCTCTTATTTTTTGTGCTATTGCTTATACGTATAAAATTTTGTAGAATGGAAATGTCTATCGCAAGGATTCTTTTTACTGCTATTCCTCAGCCATGTGATGAGCAATGTATCCAAGAACAATTTCGTACTAATAAAATTACTGAAGAAGAGAAGGATAGAACAATAAAGAATACGCGAATCGAACATAAATTTATTGATGAGTCTCAGTGTCTAATAAAAGTTTTCAAGATCAATGTTATGGCACCGCTTTGTATTTTTGTACTTACACTGGCAGGCGGGATAGCAATAGGGCACTATCAGTATCATCTTTCGTTTAAAGCAGCAATACAACAATATGCAATGCCAGTTACGCTTACTACCTGCATGGTATTTGTGCCGATTATGATGTTGTACTCCGGAATGGTGTATAAACGTGAGAATTATGTTCCAAAAACTGCATTCAAGGATCAAGCGGTATGA
- a CDS encoding TrkA-related ion transporter, with the protein MIDRSKLTRQKGIKGFLWWYLESENNSKTIFTDIIIFLAVLLSVSLTIFELVHQNKDLPLWIFQLDYALSIFFIIEYAMRFYISTDFIYDTKTKGFASAVKHKAAWIFSLSALLDLIALFPLIRFLRVLRAFQFLRFIKLLRLVRIVKLRSLFIHISLFVRSLRESSFSFLILFIATLLVVVLNSIGLFLAESKAGGTTSFFPSFVYMLKLIGFTDDRPTTILGKVFASLTLFANIAFIGFFISIISSKMGEIMDNVKKGKTGNLNIKDHIVLCGYTSSSKKVIEELVNNKKYCSKKIVLITEKENPDIGGIIYVNGDYSDIEMLRKVNIKDATLAVVFSESKKNETIKNVDMRTVLTVYNIEQENSAVHTIAEIINEKNAEIIQEKIKGDEIVFKDTIDAHLIVNCIRHPFISSMLYNFLNLDGRILNEEKLSYFGFNEPTTFKSLKQHQVESDIVIIGYIDSRNNAYLAPQSDVRIEPSDRIIYIDEAQKKQ; encoded by the coding sequence ATGATAGACAGAAGTAAACTGACACGCCAAAAAGGTATCAAAGGATTTTTATGGTGGTATCTTGAAAGTGAAAATAATTCCAAAACAATTTTCACTGATATTATCATTTTTCTGGCTGTATTACTTTCTGTAAGCTTAACTATTTTTGAATTGGTTCATCAAAATAAAGATTTACCTTTATGGATATTTCAGCTTGATTATGCATTAAGTATATTTTTCATTATTGAATATGCGATGCGTTTTTATATTTCGACTGATTTTATCTATGATACAAAAACAAAGGGATTTGCTTCAGCCGTAAAGCATAAAGCGGCATGGATTTTTTCACTGTCTGCGTTATTGGATTTAATTGCGCTCTTCCCGCTCATTCGCTTTTTACGTGTGTTGCGTGCGTTTCAATTTTTGCGCTTTATTAAATTACTTCGGCTCGTACGCATAGTAAAGCTTCGCAGTCTTTTTATCCATATTTCGTTATTTGTGCGGAGCTTACGAGAATCGTCTTTTTCATTTTTAATTTTATTTATCGCAACATTACTCGTTGTAGTCTTAAATTCAATCGGTTTATTTTTAGCTGAAAGCAAAGCAGGTGGAACGACTTCGTTTTTTCCGTCTTTTGTGTATATGTTAAAACTGATTGGTTTTACAGATGATCGTCCGACAACGATTCTCGGAAAGGTGTTTGCGTCATTGACGCTTTTTGCCAATATCGCTTTTATTGGATTTTTTATTTCAATCATATCATCAAAAATGGGAGAAATTATGGATAATGTAAAAAAAGGTAAAACGGGAAATTTAAATATTAAAGATCATATTGTTTTATGCGGATATACCAGCTCCTCAAAAAAAGTGATCGAAGAATTAGTGAACAACAAAAAATATTGTTCTAAAAAAATTGTGTTGATTACGGAAAAAGAAAATCCTGATATCGGCGGTATTATTTATGTAAACGGAGACTATTCCGATATTGAGATGTTGCGTAAAGTAAATATAAAAGATGCAACTCTTGCCGTCGTTTTTTCCGAAAGCAAAAAAAATGAAACCATTAAAAATGTCGATATGCGTACCGTTTTAACCGTGTACAATATTGAACAGGAAAATTCAGCCGTACACACCATTGCCGAAATCATTAATGAAAAGAATGCCGAAATTATACAAGAAAAAATTAAAGGCGATGAAATTGTTTTTAAAGATACAATCGATGCACACTTAATTGTAAACTGTATCAGGCACCCCTTTATTTCTTCGATGCTTTATAATTTTTTGAACTTGGATGGGAGAATTTTAAATGAGGAAAAACTAAGCTATTTCGGATTCAACGAGCCTACAACATTTAAATCGCTAAAACAGCATCAAGTTGAATCGGATATTGTGATTATCGGTTATATTGATTCACGGAACAATGCATATTTGGCACCTCAGAGTGATGTCCGCATTGAACCAAGCGATAGAATAATTTATATTGATGAAGCGCAAAAAAAGCAGTAG
- a CDS encoding lecithin retinol acyltransferase family protein, giving the protein MKKNLAIQPAQAISLSEELQRGDIIFVNKGLYKHYGIYIGNNTVVHYSDKSSNFGVDIKVQEASLADFADGFEVKVCRLDPKKYTLYSADETVKRAYLRLGEKKYNLIFNNCEHFAVWCKTGISDSAQVHQAVTAAVVISIGAIVAGVLKMLNRDEE; this is encoded by the coding sequence ATGAAAAAGAATCTAGCTATTCAGCCCGCTCAGGCGATATCCTTGTCGGAGGAACTTCAAAGGGGCGACATTATTTTTGTGAATAAGGGTTTATACAAGCATTACGGAATTTATATCGGCAATAACACAGTTGTTCACTACTCCGATAAAAGCAGCAATTTTGGGGTGGATATAAAAGTACAAGAAGCGAGTCTTGCCGATTTTGCAGACGGTTTTGAAGTAAAAGTGTGCCGGCTTGACCCGAAAAAGTATACACTGTACTCTGCGGATGAAACGGTTAAAAGAGCATATTTACGACTCGGAGAAAAAAAGTACAACCTCATTTTTAACAACTGCGAGCATTTTGCCGTGTGGTGTAAAACCGGTATTTCCGATTCGGCACAAGTGCATCAAGCCGTGACCGCTGCCGTCGTCATATCGATTGGAGCGATTGTAGCCGGTGTGTTGAAAATGCTTAACCGAGATGAGGAGTAA